One genomic window of Chitinophagaceae bacterium includes the following:
- a CDS encoding TonB-dependent receptor codes for MQLKNILTTLLIAFGCCSVSIAQQSTVSGTVKDAATHETLNGVTVSFGNNNGTVTDEDGKYDISMDAGEYTIEFSYLGYEKQNRHLNLKSGAPLTLNIELNQISNELNLVVVTASKYEKDITKETVSMEVLKPGFLTNSNTIDLDEAIQKVPGMTVIDNQANVRGGSGFSYGAGSRVLVLVDGIPELTGDAGDVKWEFLPIEIVEQVEIIKGASSVLYGSSALNGVINLRTRYPTAEPETHITAFQGLYQNPKDKGKVWWGNQQPYFGGGNFMHSRKFGQFDLVLGGNINNDQSFHEGQYNLRGRVNANTRYRFKKIDGLSTGLNINYMYYHSGTYFLWADDTTGAYRALGGLDSATTTVSEGKNTRMTIDPFVTYFSKKGDQHDLKFRYFYTKNNNNTDQGSISNYYYGEYQYHKHFTFDMNLVAGTSASYSGVNAELYGDHSATNTALFAQLDKTFGKLIVVAGVRFETFRVDTAKGNSNPVFRAGLNYELSKTTFLRASFGQGYRFPSIAEKFVNTSVGALKVFPNPDVQPEHGWSSELGIKQSFKINNWLGYLDLAGFMQRYYNLIEFKFGYYHPNPVMGEYDLNYLGFESVNIENARITGLEFSMVGQGSFFGVNTNVLAGITYINPINVDQKIYVDSVISNDQTLLPETIDSLEQTTILNYRFKTTIKFNLDQSYKKFSWGIEARYNSFMINIDPFFEGNDPLILYLFGEPVEFIPGVKSWRENHHHGDCVVDLRLSYNITDKIRVSFITKNSFNREYAIRPALMEAPRSYTAQVTVRM; via the coding sequence ATGCAACTGAAAAACATACTGACCACCTTGTTGATAGCATTTGGTTGCTGCTCCGTTTCCATAGCGCAACAGTCAACGGTGAGTGGAACAGTGAAAGACGCTGCAACACATGAAACATTAAATGGTGTAACCGTCAGTTTCGGAAACAACAATGGAACGGTTACTGATGAAGACGGGAAATACGATATCAGCATGGATGCAGGTGAATACACGATTGAGTTTTCTTACCTGGGTTACGAAAAGCAAAACCGTCATTTGAATTTAAAATCCGGCGCCCCTTTAACGCTGAATATTGAACTTAACCAGATCAGCAACGAACTGAATTTAGTGGTAGTTACGGCCAGCAAATATGAAAAAGACATCACTAAAGAAACAGTGTCAATGGAAGTGCTGAAGCCCGGATTTCTTACCAACTCTAATACGATTGATTTGGACGAAGCGATTCAGAAAGTTCCCGGAATGACTGTGATTGACAACCAGGCAAACGTGCGTGGTGGCAGTGGTTTCTCCTATGGCGCAGGAAGCCGCGTGCTGGTTTTGGTAGATGGAATTCCGGAGTTAACAGGCGATGCCGGTGATGTGAAATGGGAATTTCTTCCAATAGAAATTGTGGAACAGGTGGAAATTATTAAAGGTGCTTCTTCTGTGCTTTATGGCTCTTCCGCACTCAACGGTGTTATAAATCTGCGTACCCGTTATCCGACCGCTGAACCTGAAACACACATCACTGCTTTTCAGGGATTATATCAAAATCCTAAGGACAAAGGCAAAGTATGGTGGGGCAATCAGCAACCTTATTTCGGCGGCGGCAACTTTATGCACAGCCGAAAGTTCGGTCAGTTCGACCTGGTGTTGGGAGGCAATATCAACAATGATCAGAGTTTTCATGAAGGCCAATATAATCTCCGTGGCCGTGTGAATGCAAACACCCGTTACCGTTTCAAAAAAATTGACGGGCTTTCCACAGGACTAAACATCAATTACATGTACTATCATTCCGGCACCTATTTTTTATGGGCCGATGATACTACCGGCGCTTATCGCGCATTAGGTGGTTTGGATTCAGCAACTACTACAGTTTCCGAAGGAAAAAATACACGGATGACTATTGATCCTTTTGTTACCTACTTTTCAAAAAAAGGCGATCAGCATGATTTGAAGTTTCGTTATTTCTATACTAAAAACAATAACAACACAGATCAGGGATCAATTTCTAACTATTACTACGGCGAATACCAATATCATAAACATTTTACTTTCGACATGAACTTAGTGGCCGGCACATCTGCAAGTTATTCAGGCGTAAATGCCGAGTTGTATGGCGATCATTCTGCGACTAACACTGCGTTGTTTGCGCAATTGGATAAAACTTTCGGTAAGCTGATCGTTGTTGCCGGAGTGCGGTTTGAAACTTTTCGTGTGGACACTGCAAAGGGAAATTCAAATCCGGTATTTCGGGCCGGTTTGAATTATGAATTGTCGAAGACCACTTTTCTGCGCGCCTCTTTCGGTCAGGGTTATCGCTTCCCGTCTATTGCAGAAAAATTTGTGAATACTTCGGTCGGGGCATTAAAAGTATTTCCAAATCCTGATGTGCAGCCCGAACATGGTTGGAGCTCAGAGCTTGGCATCAAACAATCTTTCAAAATCAATAACTGGCTGGGATATTTAGACCTGGCCGGCTTCATGCAACGTTATTATAATCTGATCGAATTCAAATTTGGTTATTACCATCCAAATCCGGTTATGGGTGAATACGATTTGAATTATCTGGGTTTTGAATCGGTGAATATCGAAAATGCACGCATCACAGGTCTTGAATTTTCAATGGTGGGACAAGGATCATTTTTTGGTGTGAATACCAATGTGCTGGCAGGAATCACTTACATCAATCCGATTAACGTTGATCAGAAAATCTATGTTGACAGTGTTATCAGCAATGACCAGACACTCCTGCCGGAAACGATTGATTCTCTCGAACAAACCACGATTCTTAATTACCGTTTTAAAACCACGATAAAGTTCAACCTGGATCAATCGTATAAAAAATTCAGTTGGGGAATTGAAGCACGCTATAACAGTTTCATGATTAACATTGATCCATTTTTCGAAGGAAATGATCCGTTGATTCTTTACCTGTTTGGTGAGCCAGTCGAGTTTATTCCCGGCGTGAAATCATGGCGTGAAAACCATCACCATGGAGATTGCGTGGTGGACTTGCGGCTATCATACAATATCACCGATAAAATCAGAGTATCGTTTATCACTAAGAATTCCTTTAACCGTGAATACGCTATCCGTCCGGCATTGATGGAAGCTCCAAGGAGTTATACGGCACAGGTGACGGTGAGGATGTGA
- a CDS encoding DinB family protein: MNHQELFVKMALSAWESHNERVNKLLEQLSDAQLHLETAAGRNTGIYLLGHLTAVNDALLPLLGFGERMFPELDVAFIKNPDKSNQPMPSLPILKECWKKVNAELTDRMKDLSADDWFTRHNAVSEEDFIKEPHRNKLNIILNRTNHQSYHLGQLMYLVKK, translated from the coding sequence ATGAATCATCAGGAATTGTTTGTAAAAATGGCACTCAGCGCATGGGAATCACACAATGAAAGGGTGAATAAATTATTGGAACAGCTTTCCGATGCACAACTTCACTTAGAAACCGCAGCCGGACGAAATACCGGTATTTATTTACTTGGCCATCTCACGGCAGTAAATGACGCTCTCTTACCATTGCTCGGTTTTGGTGAACGGATGTTTCCAGAACTGGATGTTGCCTTTATCAAGAATCCTGACAAATCAAATCAGCCCATGCCATCGCTGCCAATTCTGAAAGAGTGTTGGAAAAAGGTAAATGCAGAACTGACGGATCGCATGAAAGATTTATCCGCAGATGACTGGTTCACCAGGCATAATGCTGTATCTGAAGAAGATTTTATTAAGGAACCTCACCGGAATAAATTAAACATCATACTTAACAGAACCAATCATCAGAGTTATCATTTAGGACAGTTGATGTATCTCGTCAAAAAGTAA
- a CDS encoding T9SS type A sorting domain-containing protein has protein sequence MKTSLLLLVLLALLASNTIAQCIPAIPSNAVVVNTTQTINGGFDPVWVCSGDTLYSDGGFHTIFLESGAVMWTSGGIDTIYVKSGAKFYMNGGIHFIYYEVAADLFIAGGIPTQNECVAIAFDYSNAPVNGCALLLSSFFQPSDSSICTGDCISFSNLSTNATSWEWLFPGATPSTTTDENPPSVCYNQTGSYDVTLIASNGTISDTLTLTNFITASPPTIPPILFQNGDTLFSTGGYLTYQWYYEGTIITGATDYYYVASQNGNYSVSVTSNKGCGEATAEITFIATDLGAATQTAMNFFIYPNPVSEIYSVRILAAKHDSAEITLLDCAGSLVGHSLFVVTKGENKFEFDAAKLLPGVYFLNCFVNKESKVKKLVVIH, from the coding sequence ATGAAAACATCGCTACTACTTCTTGTACTGCTTGCTTTATTGGCATCCAATACAATAGCCCAGTGTATTCCTGCCATACCTTCCAATGCTGTTGTTGTAAACACAACTCAAACAATCAATGGAGGATTTGACCCTGTGTGGGTTTGCAGTGGCGACACCTTATATTCTGATGGTGGCTTTCATACTATTTTTCTGGAATCCGGCGCTGTGATGTGGACTTCAGGTGGCATTGACACTATTTATGTAAAGAGTGGTGCTAAATTTTATATGAATGGAGGTATACACTTTATCTATTACGAGGTTGCGGCTGATCTTTTTATTGCCGGCGGTATTCCTACACAAAATGAATGTGTAGCCATTGCATTCGACTACAGCAATGCACCGGTTAACGGATGTGCATTGCTTTTGTCATCATTCTTCCAACCGAGCGATTCCTCTATATGCACAGGAGACTGTATCAGCTTTTCTAACCTGAGTACCAATGCAACCTCATGGGAATGGTTGTTTCCGGGTGCAACGCCATCAACAACCACCGATGAAAATCCACCATCTGTCTGTTACAATCAAACTGGATCTTACGACGTCACACTTATTGCTTCTAATGGCACCATAAGCGACACCTTAACATTAACCAACTTTATAACTGCAAGCCCTCCTACCATTCCGCCAATACTTTTTCAAAATGGAGATACGTTGTTTTCAACAGGAGGCTATCTAACTTATCAATGGTATTATGAAGGCACTATTATCACTGGTGCAACGGATTATTATTACGTTGCTTCGCAGAATGGAAATTACAGTGTGTCCGTAACGAGCAATAAAGGTTGCGGAGAAGCCACTGCAGAAATTACATTTATAGCCACGGATCTTGGTGCAGCAACACAGACAGCTATGAATTTTTTCATTTATCCGAATCCTGTCTCTGAAATCTATTCTGTAAGGATACTTGCAGCAAAACATGATAGCGCAGAAATCACCTTGCTCGATTGTGCCGGAAGCCTTGTCGGCCATTCACTATTCGTGGTGACAAAAGGAGAAAATAAATTCGAATTTGATGCAGCTAAACTTTTGCCTGGTGTTTACTTTCTGAATTGCTTCGTAAACAAGGAATCAAAAGTTAAAAAGCTGGTGGTGATACATTAA
- a CDS encoding sulfite exporter TauE/SafE family protein has translation METVVLILIIGIFAGIFSGFIGIGGGLIVVPCLVYFLSMEQHAAQGTSLAMMLPPIGAIAVYNYYKAGQVDFKVAAILCISFVIGSFFGSKIAISLSADQIKKAFGIIIILLGLKMVFWK, from the coding sequence ATGGAAACAGTTGTTCTCATTCTCATCATCGGCATTTTTGCAGGTATCTTCAGTGGATTTATTGGTATCGGTGGCGGTTTAATTGTTGTTCCCTGCCTTGTTTATTTTCTTAGCATGGAACAACACGCCGCACAGGGAACTTCACTTGCCATGATGCTACCACCGATTGGTGCAATAGCAGTATACAATTATTACAAAGCAGGGCAGGTTGATTTCAAAGTCGCTGCTATCCTTTGTATTAGTTTTGTGATAGGTAGTTTTTTCGGAAGTAAAATCGCGATATCATTGTCAGCCGATCAGATCAAGAAAGCATTTGGGATCATCATTATACTGTTGGGTTTGAAAATGGTGTTTTGGAAGTGA
- a CDS encoding FKBP-type peptidyl-prolyl cis-trans isomerase has product MAKKIICCLIALTSMLSCGKNDGNCPDVTTTAPAAEVVTLKSYLDAAGITATEDPRGFFYTIVEPGASDKPSSCSGVTVNYTGTFTNGVTFDEGTNATFNLSQLIIGWQEGIPLIGNGGSITLYLPPSLAYGSAGSGSIPPNSNLIFSIILKAIN; this is encoded by the coding sequence ATGGCTAAGAAAATCATCTGCTGTTTAATTGCACTCACCAGCATGCTGAGTTGTGGAAAAAATGATGGCAATTGTCCTGATGTTACCACCACGGCGCCGGCTGCAGAAGTGGTCACACTCAAATCATATCTTGATGCTGCAGGTATCACAGCCACTGAAGATCCACGTGGTTTTTTTTACACGATTGTTGAACCAGGTGCCAGCGATAAGCCAAGTTCGTGTTCCGGAGTAACTGTAAATTATACAGGCACATTTACCAATGGAGTCACTTTTGATGAAGGCACCAATGCAACCTTTAATCTATCACAACTCATTATTGGCTGGCAGGAAGGTATTCCATTGATAGGTAATGGCGGCAGCATCACACTTTATCTTCCACCCAGTCTTGCTTATGGCAGCGCCGGGTCAGGTAGTATTCCTCCTAATTCAAACCTTATTTTTTCAATTATTCTGAAAGCCATTAACTGA
- a CDS encoding alpha/beta hydrolase, translated as MRKIFPLTLFILSTLFSKAQLPHVNSGTIKRLNNFPSKFVDARNVDVWLPEKYAPKKKYAVLYMHDGQMLFDSTTSWNHQEWGVDETLGKLMKEKKIRNCIVVGIWNNGAQRHAEYFPQRALDSPTIKNFAYLNQTFPNGPLADNYLKFIVTELKPYIDSTFSTRPEQENTFIAGSSMGGLISMYAICEYPEVFHGAACLSTHWTGIFRANNNPVPGAIVDYLKTHLPSPDNHKLYFDHGTKTLDSLYAPFQAMADEVIKNHGYTSANWISKEFPGEDHSENAWRKRLAIPAVFLLGKK; from the coding sequence ATGAGAAAAATATTTCCGCTTACTTTATTCATACTATCAACCTTATTTTCAAAGGCACAACTTCCACATGTAAATTCAGGTACCATAAAACGATTGAATAACTTTCCTTCTAAGTTTGTGGATGCACGAAATGTGGATGTTTGGTTGCCGGAAAAATATGCTCCGAAAAAAAAGTATGCCGTGCTCTATATGCACGATGGTCAAATGCTCTTCGACTCCACCACTTCCTGGAATCATCAGGAATGGGGAGTGGATGAAACGCTCGGCAAACTGATGAAAGAAAAGAAAATCAGGAATTGCATTGTAGTTGGCATCTGGAACAATGGCGCACAACGACATGCGGAATACTTTCCGCAGAGAGCGTTGGACAGTCCAACAATAAAAAATTTCGCATATCTTAATCAAACATTCCCCAACGGACCATTGGCAGATAACTATCTTAAATTCATTGTCACAGAATTAAAACCTTATATCGACAGTACCTTTTCAACCAGACCCGAACAGGAAAATACTTTTATCGCAGGCTCGAGCATGGGCGGTTTGATTTCTATGTATGCCATCTGCGAATATCCGGAAGTGTTTCATGGTGCCGCCTGCTTATCAACACACTGGACAGGTATTTTCAGGGCAAATAATAATCCGGTTCCCGGCGCTATTGTAGATTATTTAAAAACACACCTGCCTTCGCCCGACAATCATAAATTATACTTTGACCATGGAACAAAAACACTTGACAGTTTATATGCTCCGTTCCAGGCAATGGCAGATGAAGTAATAAAAAATCATGGCTACACTTCAGCCAATTGGATTTCTAAAGAGTTTCCGGGCGAAGATCATTCTGAAAATGCATGGCGAAAAAGATTAGCAATACCTGCGGTGTTCTTATTGGGTAAAAAATAA
- the pcaF gene encoding 3-oxoadipyl-CoA thiolase produces the protein MESTYIIDGIRTPIGNFGGALSVIRTDDLAAMVIKELMVRIKSIPAEVIDDVIFGCANQAGEDNRNVARMALLLAGLPYTIPGETVNRLCASGMSAVVHAHRAIKSGDGEIFIAGGVENMSRGPWVISKTSKPFGNDAEMFDSSFGWRFVNPKMKVQYGVDAMGVTAENLAELYNISRHDQDQFAVWSQQKAATAQRNGRWNDELMEVEIPQRKGNSFIFNSDEFMKPSSTVEALAKLKPVFKAENGSVTAGNSSGLNDGAAAILIASASAIEKYKLIPKAKIISSAVVGVEPRIMGIGPVQATKNALAKAGITLKDIDVIEMNEAFAAQCLACIRELGLKDDDNRININGGAISLGHPLGMSGARIVYTAALELQRQQKRYALATMCIGVGQGYAVLLEKA, from the coding sequence ATGGAATCAACTTATATTATTGACGGCATAAGAACACCTATCGGAAATTTTGGTGGTGCACTATCTGTAATTCGTACAGATGATCTTGCCGCGATGGTGATTAAGGAATTAATGGTTAGAATTAAAAGTATTCCTGCTGAAGTAATTGATGATGTGATATTCGGATGTGCCAATCAGGCAGGTGAAGACAACCGGAATGTAGCCCGTATGGCTTTACTGCTTGCAGGATTACCTTATACTATTCCGGGAGAAACAGTAAACAGGTTGTGTGCTTCCGGCATGAGTGCAGTGGTGCATGCACACCGCGCGATTAAAAGTGGTGATGGTGAAATCTTTATTGCCGGCGGCGTGGAGAATATGTCGCGTGGACCATGGGTGATTTCAAAAACCAGCAAGCCATTTGGAAACGATGCTGAAATGTTTGACAGTAGTTTCGGCTGGCGCTTTGTTAATCCGAAAATGAAAGTGCAATATGGAGTCGATGCAATGGGTGTAACGGCTGAAAACCTGGCTGAATTATACAACATCTCCCGGCATGATCAGGATCAGTTTGCCGTCTGGTCGCAACAAAAAGCAGCTACTGCTCAACGAAATGGAAGATGGAATGATGAATTGATGGAGGTTGAAATTCCGCAGCGCAAAGGAAATTCCTTCATTTTTAATAGTGATGAATTCATGAAGCCTTCATCAACGGTAGAAGCATTAGCGAAATTAAAACCGGTTTTCAAAGCAGAAAACGGCTCTGTGACGGCCGGCAATTCATCCGGATTGAATGATGGAGCCGCAGCCATCCTGATTGCATCAGCATCAGCAATAGAAAAATATAAACTGATTCCGAAAGCAAAAATTATAAGCAGTGCAGTGGTAGGAGTGGAGCCGCGCATTATGGGAATCGGACCTGTGCAAGCCACAAAGAATGCACTTGCAAAAGCAGGTATCACATTAAAAGATATAGACGTGATTGAAATGAATGAAGCCTTTGCTGCTCAATGCCTCGCCTGTATCCGTGAGCTGGGTTTGAAAGATGATGATAACCGTATAAATATTAATGGCGGAGCTATTTCATTGGGACATCCGTTGGGAATGAGTGGCGCCAGGATTGTATATACAGCAGCGCTGGAATTGCAACGTCAGCAGAAGCGCTATGCATTGGCAACGATGTGTATTGGTGTTGGACAGGGATATGCCGTTTTGCTGGAAAAAGCATAA
- the trmD gene encoding tRNA (guanosine(37)-N1)-methyltransferase TrmD produces the protein MRIDIITLLPELLKGPFEHSILKRASDKRLLEVELHNLRDYTPFKHKQVDDYQYGGGAGMVLMIEPVVRCLDHLKSARNYDEVIYMSPDGLLFNQQMANRLSLHENLIILCGHYKGIDQRIRDHLITKEISIGDYVLSGGELAAAVVVDAIGRLIPGVLNDESSALFDSFQDNLLAPPVYTRPEEYNNWKVPDILLSGNQKKIDDWRHELALERTRVRRPDLL, from the coding sequence ATGCGCATTGACATCATCACATTGTTGCCGGAATTGCTGAAGGGGCCATTTGAACATTCGATACTCAAGAGAGCAAGCGATAAACGACTATTGGAAGTGGAGTTGCACAACCTTCGCGACTATACTCCATTCAAACATAAACAGGTTGACGATTATCAGTATGGTGGCGGCGCAGGAATGGTGCTGATGATAGAACCTGTTGTTCGCTGCCTTGATCATCTTAAATCAGCGCGTAATTACGATGAAGTGATTTACATGTCGCCTGATGGTTTACTTTTCAACCAGCAAATGGCTAATCGCTTGTCGCTGCATGAAAATCTTATCATTCTTTGTGGCCATTATAAGGGCATTGATCAGCGTATCCGTGATCATTTAATTACGAAAGAAATTTCAATAGGTGATTATGTTTTAAGTGGAGGAGAATTGGCTGCCGCAGTGGTGGTGGATGCCATTGGAAGACTGATACCCGGCGTGTTGAATGATGAATCATCCGCACTCTTCGATTCTTTTCAGGATAACCTGCTTGCACCACCCGTTTATACACGCCCTGAGGAATACAATAATTGGAAGGTTCCTGACATTCTCCTATCAGGAAACCAAAAAAAAATCGATGATTGGCGGCATGAACTCGCGTTGGAAAGAACACGCGTAAGAAGGCCTGATTTGTTATGA
- a CDS encoding DUF1573 domain-containing protein yields the protein MNKLSFLALVFAVAFFGCQQSGNKKTDEKVDGNLVQNPATISGDTTNQKVAEIVFETTEHDFGKIKEGDKVTYDFRFTNTGDVPLLISAVKASCGCTTPEWPKELIQPGASDKIKVQYNSKGREGEFNKGIVITANTYPNTQTIKISGVVFK from the coding sequence GTGAATAAGCTTTCTTTTCTTGCTCTTGTTTTTGCCGTAGCATTTTTTGGTTGCCAGCAATCAGGCAATAAAAAAACTGATGAAAAAGTGGATGGTAACCTGGTTCAGAACCCGGCCACCATTTCCGGCGACACCACCAATCAAAAGGTTGCCGAAATAGTATTCGAAACCACGGAGCATGACTTCGGGAAAATAAAGGAAGGTGATAAAGTAACTTATGACTTCAGGTTTACCAATACCGGCGATGTCCCCCTATTGATTTCTGCGGTCAAAGCTTCCTGCGGTTGCACTACACCGGAATGGCCCAAAGAACTCATACAGCCTGGAGCATCTGATAAAATAAAGGTGCAATACAATAGTAAAGGACGTGAAGGTGAGTTCAATAAAGGCATTGTTATTACTGCCAATACATATCCTAACACGCAGACCATTAAAATTTCCGGCGTTGTTTTCAAATAA
- the yajC gene encoding preprotein translocase subunit YajC, protein MTTPSGSSSGAGYMNLVLLVGVFAVMYFFMIRPQSKKAKDQRTFLENLQKGDKIITVAGIHGRISKVNESGTLEVEIDTNTKVVMERSGISMEYTKTLQSPATAQK, encoded by the coding sequence ATGACCACTCCTTCCGGCTCCAGCAGCGGAGCAGGCTATATGAATTTAGTATTGCTCGTTGGAGTTTTTGCAGTAATGTATTTTTTTATGATCCGCCCGCAGTCTAAGAAAGCAAAAGACCAGCGCACTTTCCTGGAGAACCTGCAGAAAGGAGATAAAATAATTACCGTAGCCGGAATCCATGGCAGAATTTCAAAAGTGAATGAAAGCGGAACGCTCGAAGTGGAAATTGATACCAATACCAAAGTGGTGATGGAGCGTAGTGGTATCTCCATGGAATATACCAAGACACTGCAATCACCCGCAACAGCACAGAAATAA
- a CDS encoding dephospho-CoA kinase encodes MLKIGITGGIGTGKTTVCHIFETLGIPVFYADDESKKMLEEDEEIAHSIKNVFGEDIYHEKKLDKKALAAIVFNNPEKLAALNSITHPAVFRKFESWATQQKNVPYIIKEAALIFEAGADAFLDAVIVVASPEWLRIERVSQRDHSNESAIRSRMKNQWPEEKKIKRARFIIHNDEEQLIIPQVLSIHRELLNQ; translated from the coding sequence ATGTTAAAAATCGGTATCACAGGCGGTATTGGCACCGGCAAAACTACTGTATGCCACATTTTTGAAACGCTGGGCATCCCTGTTTTCTATGCCGATGATGAATCGAAGAAAATGCTGGAGGAAGATGAGGAAATAGCGCATTCAATCAAAAATGTTTTTGGTGAAGATATTTACCACGAAAAGAAGTTAGATAAAAAAGCATTAGCAGCAATCGTTTTTAACAATCCTGAAAAACTAGCCGCGTTAAACTCAATTACCCATCCTGCTGTCTTCCGGAAATTTGAATCCTGGGCTACTCAACAGAAAAATGTCCCGTATATAATCAAAGAAGCAGCGCTTATTTTTGAAGCAGGTGCTGATGCATTTTTGGATGCAGTAATTGTTGTTGCATCACCGGAATGGCTTCGAATTGAACGTGTTTCACAACGTGATCATAGCAACGAATCAGCAATTCGTTCGCGCATGAAAAATCAATGGCCTGAAGAAAAAAAAATAAAACGTGCAAGATTCATCATTCACAATGATGAAGAACAATTGATTATTCCGCAGGTGTTGTCTATCCACAGAGAATTATTGAATCAATAA
- a CDS encoding ABC transporter substrate-binding protein, with translation MKKSLWLFLMVCASSCTSNPEKDKTAVPVVAFLDAFQDETIDQAKQGFFAALNKNGFSEDSGTIKVIYRNAQGDIPALTQSVDYFISEKVNLIATNATLATITAAQKTKNIPVCMMVAPAPKMAGLTDSAGKAPENLFGVYETLAYIDTSVSVIKQVLPNAKTIGTVFNQAEPQSQAALQEITNQCKLLGLTLIALPVNNSSETQLVLSSLLNKNIDAFFAMPDNTIFASFEIIAKSCDDKNIPIFTSEAGLVKRGAVAAYGADIYQWGYQAGEQASQFLKQGNLNNLHPELLKVRKRIYNPAVAQQFNITFTSPFEPLQ, from the coding sequence ATGAAAAAATCTTTGTGGCTCTTTCTGATGGTTTGTGCTTCCTCCTGCACTTCCAATCCTGAAAAGGATAAAACCGCCGTTCCGGTGGTTGCTTTTCTTGATGCCTTCCAGGATGAAACCATTGATCAGGCAAAACAAGGATTTTTTGCTGCACTGAATAAAAACGGTTTCAGCGAAGACAGCGGAACGATCAAAGTGATTTACAGAAATGCACAAGGTGATATTCCTGCTCTTACACAATCTGTAGATTATTTCATTTCCGAAAAAGTAAACCTCATTGCTACCAATGCAACGCTGGCAACCATTACTGCAGCGCAAAAAACCAAAAACATTCCGGTATGTATGATGGTGGCTCCTGCTCCAAAAATGGCCGGACTTACTGATAGCGCCGGCAAGGCTCCGGAAAATTTATTCGGTGTCTATGAAACACTTGCCTATATTGATACTTCTGTCAGCGTAATCAAACAGGTTTTACCCAATGCTAAAACTATCGGAACAGTGTTTAACCAGGCGGAGCCTCAATCGCAGGCTGCGCTGCAAGAAATCACCAATCAGTGCAAGCTGCTTGGATTGACATTGATCGCTTTACCCGTAAACAATTCCTCCGAAACACAATTAGTGTTAAGTTCCCTGCTCAATAAAAATATTGATGCCTTTTTTGCAATGCCTGACAATACTATTTTCGCATCGTTTGAAATCATCGCCAAAAGCTGCGACGATAAAAATATTCCCATCTTCACTTCGGAAGCAGGACTTGTAAAGCGTGGTGCAGTGGCTGCTTATGGTGCAGATATTTATCAGTGGGGATACCAGGCAGGTGAACAGGCATCCCAATTTTTAAAGCAAGGGAATCTTAATAACCTTCACCCTGAATTATTGAAAGTGAGAAAGAGAATTTACAATCCTGCAGTTGCCCAACAATTCAACATCACTTTCACGTCACCTTTTGAGCCATTGCAGTAA